From the genome of Cytophagales bacterium WSM2-2:
ATTGACTACAACGAGAAAGTAATCAGTCAGCCGGGCAATGGATTGAAATTGCTTGGTAAACTCGACCCCGCAATAACTATCCTAAAACTTTTTCCGGGAATTACATCAGCTACGGTAAGTGCAGTGGCGAATATACCTGGACTCAAAGCGATCGTACTTGAAACTTTTGGAGCCGGAAATGCGCCCACTTCAACTGATTTTTTGAATCTTCTAAAGGAAGCCATTAGCAAAGAAATAATCATCCTTAACATATCACAATGTCCCGGAGGAATGGTGGTACAAGGTAAATATGAAACAAGCAAGGACCTGCAGGAGATCGGTGTACTCAGTGGGGCAGACATGACAACGGAAGCAGCGGTAACCAAACTGATGGTGTTGCTAGGCGAACACGGGCCTGATAAAACAAAGCGACTGCTCGGTGTTTCGCTTGCCGGAGAATTGACCGCTTGATCAGAAACTATCCAGGTCGTTGCCGAAGACCACCTTACCGGAATATTTACCGGAAATTTCCTTTAACATCTTTTCAGGAGTAGAATCCCAGACCAACTGGTGTGTAAGGACAAGCAACTTCGGCTTGGAACGATTGGCAATTTCTGCCAACTGACTTGTTGAGGTATGAAACTTGGAATGATAGTTTTTCCACTTGTCTGGTTTCCTGGAAAAACCATCTTCTGAGTAGACCTCGTGCACAAGAACATCACATCCTTCACACGCTTTGACAATCTCTTCGCTATAGGTGCAATCACCCGAGATGACGATCGTTTTGTCCGGGGTTTCAAATTTATATCCATAAGCTTCATCCCACGAGCCATGACTCACTTTGAATGCGTACACTTTTACTTTTTCATTTTGATAAACAAGCCCCTGCTTGATTTCCGAGACTTCTGTTTGGTACGAAGATGGATTTCCATGTTCGTCACCTTTCAATCGCAACTCGATATCTTTCTCATACGCTTTTGTAATATGCTCATGCATTGACTTGATTCCGGAGGGGCCAAAAACTTTGAGCGGCCCATGTCTTTCCAGGACCGCGGGAGTCAATAAAAAATCGGGATACCCAACGGTATGATCCGAGTGCAGATGAGTGATAAAAAGTAAGTTGAGGGTTTCAACTTTAATTCCAGCTGCAATAGCTCTCCTTACCACGCCAGGACCGCAGTCGATAATGTAAGGTTGATCATCAACAATGATCGCTGTGGAGGGACCGAATTTGTTAATATCAGTGTTGGGAGTTCCTGTGCCAAGCAGAACCAACTTGGTGCGGCTTTGAGTACGACCGGTGAGGGGTACAAGGACAATCACAAGAAGCAGCAAAACTCGCTTCATAAGGTTACTTTTTACCGAAACTACAAACAAACGGCTAACGGGAAAAAACCCGTATGTCCCACGGGGAAAATCCCGTTGCGCGATGTTAAAAGACCGAGTATGTTGCCGTCAATAAATTTTGGATGCAATGACCCGAAAAATGACCGAAGAAGAGATCAGGATGTCAGACGTCTTTCGTGATCGCTGCAAAGTGACTTATGAAGAGTTTAAACTGATCAATGCACGGGTTCCAACGCTTGAGGAAATGCTCGAAATTGTTGAAGGCGCAATTGAATATGTTGTCAACAACGGTCTCGACTTAATAGACATGGAAGTTGAGATTGAGAAGATTGACCTTGAGTCTCTACTAAGCGAAAAACCCTAATTCAGATCAGAAATAGGGTTTTAGAATTTTCAGCGGAGAGGGCGGGATTCGAACCCGCGATACCCTTGCAGGTATACACACTTTCCAGGCGTGCTCCTTCAACCACTCGGACACCTCTCCAAAAAAGCCCACAAAGAAATAGATAAATTGGGAGGCAACCAAATTCCCGATTCCGATTTCAGAATGCTAAAAAGTTATTCACATCACGGCAAATTCCTCTTATCTTTACTTCAGATCAGACCTGTTTTTTGCAAACAGAAACCACCAGCAACCCCAAAAGGTTGCTGGTTTTTTGTTTCTAAGAGATTAAAGATTTAGTCTTTGAGCAGTTTCCCGACTTTTACAGCCGAGCCTGCTTTTGCCCTCACAATGTAAACCCCACGTGGGAAGGAAGTAAAATCAATTTCGTTGGTTTGATTCGTCAGGACAGTTTGCTGCGATATAGCAACGCCTTCAATGGAGTAGATGTCAAGTTGCGCGGGCAATGTGTGAGCCGATGTGAGCTGAATTTTTGCTTTGTCTTTCACCGGGTTGGCCCAAATATTCATCTCAAAGCCGTCTGGTTCATTAGAGTTGATTTGTTCTGTTTTTTCCAGAGCACCGAAGCGTGCACCAGGGTCGGTGAATGATGCATATTCACCCTGCAATACGTAAACAGCGTAACCCCGTGGCGGAGCGGAGACGTAAACCCGTCCGTCTGAGTAGACTGTCGTTGTCTGCGTGTTATCGAAGGCATTGACCAAAGTGGTATTGGCCCAATTTGACCAGCCTGTTGGCGAGGAGTCGACCCAGATACCCTTTGTCTGTGAATCATGATTGTTGATCACGACAATAGCACCACTCTTGGATCCATTGCCTGCCCGCCTGGCGACATAGACATTATACGCATCACCGGAAGGGTAGGGATTTCCAACCTGGCTCAGAACGGTTAACGTTCCACTCATGTAGGTCTTTCTTGCATAGATCAACTTCCGGATGTCACCACCCAGGGTTGATGCCGGTGTAACGGTGTTACTGGGGTTGTTTGCCTCAACCATCGTGTCACCGAAGTAATGATTGTAAAAAACGCATGGCCTTCCTTCGTGAGTAAGGATATAGGCATAACCCATCTTCCAGTCTTTGATGATCCATTTGTCACTTTCTTTTCCTGTATCGTGGTTTTCAAGCCAGGTGACTACTGATGTGCCGGGAAGTGAGTTGCCTGCGTTGTTTCGGATCATACCTGCATTGTTCAACCAGCGCATATCGTAGTTGCTTCCGGTGCCGTTGCACATTCCGGTGAGTGAAGATTTTAGAGGGAAGTCGAAGCCATCAACATCGGCATTGCCATAACTGTAAACTGTGTTTACCCAATTCTTGATGCGGTAGTCAGCGCCCCAGTATTCGCCTACAATAAACCTTTGATTCCCGTTGAGGAGAGGGAGATTATTAACCCAACCCGCAACGTAGCTCTCCTGGAAACCGCGAACGAAGTCAAGGCGGAAACCATCAAAACCAATAGTGCTGGACAACCAGGTACCCCAATCTTTATAGCGTGTGGCAACGGTGGTGCTGTAGGTGTTCAGATCATTACCAAAAAATTTGGTATTGGGAATCACTTCGTCCGTTCCTGCATACCCCAGCCAGTCAGTGTTGTCCACTGGGTGGAAATCGGCATAGCCCCAGGAATGGTTTGGCTCACCAGTGCCCGTGTGTGTCACATAATTGATTTTCGTATTAGTATGTGCTTCAAGCTGAGTTGTCGTAGCAACGTTGCTTGAGTAGTACCAGATTGCTTTGGGATAATATCCATTAATCTGGTCGGCCCAGTCCCACGACCACGAGGGAGTTGTGTTTTCTCTTTTCGCAGTGAGCTTAATGATGACATCTCTCGTGCTTGACACAGTGACTTTGTATTCATCGAAGTCATTGCTGTAATCAATGTGGGCTCGCACCGTATTTCCTGATGCAGGGAATACATTGAAATTACCACTTCCATTATTGGGTTCGCTTTCCCAAGAATAGGTGGAGTTGAAACCGCTTCCGGAATAATCAATTTGCAAGTCATATCCACGCTCGCCAGTAGTGGAACTCTGCAGGTTGTAGCCATAGATTTGAATGTAGTAGTCGCCCGGTGCGGCATTCTTAATCACCCATTTGATTTCGTTGGTAGGATAGGAATTGTATTGCTGGCTATTGCGATAAGCCTGGTCGAATACATATTGCTTCACGGCAGGATTCGATTCATCCTGATCGTCATTGGTATATAAGTGATTGAGAACGATGTCGGCATAAACTTCGATGCCATCGGTGTGAAGCTGGCTGATCATTTGAGTCAATTCAGTTCGCGAACCAAAGCGGGTTTCCGTGGTGCCTTTCTGATTGTAATTGCCGAGATCATATGGATCGAAAATGCCGTAGCCCATGTCTACAATTCCGAAATTTCCTTTTGCAGGAGGAGGGACCCAAAGCCCTTTAAACCCTGCGTTTTTTAAAGTAGTGGATTTGTTTTTAAGGTTAGTCCACCAGGAGCCGTTGAGGTTTGCTTCATCAACAGGTACGTTCCAGTAAAATCCCTGCATCATCACATCATTTTGAGCTGATGCCACTTTCATGCACATCACCGCCATCAAGACAAGTACAAATTTGATTTTCATAAAGGTTGGTTTTTGTCGAAGATCAAAAATCGACTCTCCGGACAGCGAAATCGACCTATTTTCAAAAAACGGGACATGGAGTACATAGGTGTAAGTACTATTTTTTGAAAACAAAGCCTTTATTCTTCTACTTCGTGGGTCTTGAAATAATCCCGTGGATTCTGGTTGGTCAGTTTTTTAAATGCCAGGTTGAATGTGGATTTGGAATTGAAGCCTACTTCCTGTGCCAAGGCCAGGAATGTGTAGTGTTTGAATTCGGATGTGTTGGCCAGGGCAATAAATTCTTCGACCCTGTACTTATTCAGAAAGTCACGAAAATTTTTGTCGTAGTGCTCATTAATTACTTTAGAAAGGACATGTGATTTTGTTCCCAGCATATCAGATAAGTCAGCCACCGACAAATCCGGATTGCGATAAGGTTTTTCAGACTTCATCAATTGGTCAAGTTTGATCAGCCACTCCGAATTGTCTTCGGCCTGAGGCTGCGGTTTGACTTCCCTTAGAATTTCGGGGAAACGCCAAATAAAAAACGCTTCCATAAAAATGAGCACTGTGAAAGCCAATCCGAGCATATGGAAATCTTCAAAGAATGGCCGACTGTCTGAAAAACTGAGAACGACAATATTGACTGCAACAAGAATGGTAGTTCCGAGCGAAAACCAATAGAATGTATTCAGGAACAAATCAATTTTAGTATGGCTTACTTCTTTTTTTAAAAAAACAAGTTGTGGAAAAAAGAAGGTCATGCGAATAAACAAAAAGACGTTGTAAAGGAATCCTGATCCAATGAAAAGGAGGTTGCCTAACGTGATTGGAGGAAGGACCTGGGCGGACAGAAAGTTAAACCATTTGGAATTGAAAAGTTGAATTGTTCCGAAGACCAAAGTGATGCCGAGTGGTACACCAAAATAATTACTTGGAAATTTTATCTCTGGTTTTAGATAGGAATGAATGACGAGCAAGATAGAAGGCCCCCAGCAAAACATTCCAAAGTGAAAAAAGAAACTGAGATGTTCCTGCCATATCGGGTCTGAAAATTCGAGTACCACCAACAGCAAAAGAAGGGTGATCATCAAAGTG
Proteins encoded in this window:
- a CDS encoding ribonuclease Z, which translates into the protein MKRVLLLLVIVLVPLTGRTQSRTKLVLLGTGTPNTDINKFGPSTAIIVDDQPYIIDCGPGVVRRAIAAGIKVETLNLLFITHLHSDHTVGYPDFLLTPAVLERHGPLKVFGPSGIKSMHEHITKAYEKDIELRLKGDEHGNPSSYQTEVSEIKQGLVYQNEKVKVYAFKVSHGSWDEAYGYKFETPDKTIVISGDCTYSEEIVKACEGCDVLVHEVYSEDGFSRKPDKWKNYHSKFHTSTSQLAEIANRSKPKLLVLTHQLVWDSTPEKMLKEISGKYSGKVVFGNDLDSF